The Amaranthus tricolor cultivar Red isolate AtriRed21 chromosome 6, ASM2621246v1, whole genome shotgun sequence genome has a segment encoding these proteins:
- the LOC130815421 gene encoding uncharacterized protein LOC130815421 isoform X1: MSSILGSQGVFLATAMAAVSGTVIILALRLQKSILNTSSSTQFQVNPIPILRPCLSSGEKKAEKKKKRVRFAEDVVDPTGDNQEFRRQHSNHLRKISKIENRGMPANRVALYNGILRDRVIHLEELELRLEG, encoded by the exons ATGTCCTCCATTTTAGGCTCTCAAGGTGTGTTCTTGGCTACAGCCATGGCTGCCGTTTCTGGTACTGTTATCATCTTAGCTTTAAGActtcaaaaatcaatccttAATACTTCTTCTTCTACACAATTTCAAGTCAACCCAATTCCAATTCTTCGTCCCTGCCTTTCTTCAG GTGAAAAGAAAgcagaaaaaaagaaaaaaagggtgAGATTTGCAGAAGATGTGGTGGATCCCACAGGGGATAATCAGGAATTTAGAAGACAACATAGTAATCATTTAAGGAAGATTAGTAAAATTGAAAACAGAGGAATGCCTGCAAATCGTGTTGCACTTTACAATGGAATTCTCAGAGATCGTGTGATTCATC ttgaagagttggaatTGAGACTTGAAGGCTAA
- the LOC130815421 gene encoding uncharacterized protein LOC130815421 isoform X2 translates to MSSILGSQGVFLATAMAAVSGTVIILALRLQKSILNTSSSTQFQVNPIPILRPCLSSGEKKAEKKKKRVRFAEDVVDPTGDNQEFRRQHSNHLRKISKIENRGMPANRVALYNGILRDRVIHQ, encoded by the exons ATGTCCTCCATTTTAGGCTCTCAAGGTGTGTTCTTGGCTACAGCCATGGCTGCCGTTTCTGGTACTGTTATCATCTTAGCTTTAAGActtcaaaaatcaatccttAATACTTCTTCTTCTACACAATTTCAAGTCAACCCAATTCCAATTCTTCGTCCCTGCCTTTCTTCAG GTGAAAAGAAAgcagaaaaaaagaaaaaaagggtgAGATTTGCAGAAGATGTGGTGGATCCCACAGGGGATAATCAGGAATTTAGAAGACAACATAGTAATCATTTAAGGAAGATTAGTAAAATTGAAAACAGAGGAATGCCTGCAAATCGTGTTGCACTTTACAATGGAATTCTCAGAGATCGTGTGATTCATC agtaa